A single Glycine soja cultivar W05 chromosome 14, ASM419377v2, whole genome shotgun sequence DNA region contains:
- the LOC114383123 gene encoding uncharacterized protein LOC114383123 encodes MDNRFKPSTNETLDSQSTEEDAAGLVAPLSAQNQVGLILGETSSQIQQQNLARNYDPFTNQLLNDPPVFQGLAISNENHTRSQVDEIARVNMGKANTQIMTSERSTLPPLQDDHTNNSHEAWNSRYTQSQSQVAMPNGYREGVDGPVQLYRAPPNLILNIGNQNVTPMVSSIGTSNVIIPMAMPNPRQNLQIERELRREEPNEVARNFRLREGQAERPLGNQRLEIGEGSSSKRRRTNSLPRQGPNTGLALQLPNNAPAWQGPNTGLALQLPNNAPEIQGPQNQNNNPGNQVEIRGNSLYDPIFETLGLAVDPHIRLFEAQNGQAEKGYYMFK; translated from the exons ATGGATAATCGG ttCAAACCATCCACCAATGAAACTCTTGATTCCCAGTCCACGGAGGAAGATGCAGCTGGGTTAGTTGCTCCTCTCTCTGCACAGAACCAG GTGGGATTAATATTAGGAGAAACTAGTTCACAAATTCAACAGCAAAATTTAGCCAGGAACTATGATCCGTTTACTAATCAACTTCTAAACGATCCACCAGT GTTTCAAGGCTTGGCtatttcaaatgaaaatcaTACAAGGAGTCAG GTAGATGAAATAGCAAGAGTTAACATGGGAAAAGCAAATACACAAATCATGACTAGCGAAAGATCTACATTACCACCTCTTCAAGATGATCATACTAATAACTCTCACGAGGCATGGAACTCTAG GTATACCCAATCCCAATCTCAAGTCGCAATGCCTAATGGTTATCGTGAGGGTGTTGATGGTCCTGTTCAACTCTATAG GGCACCACCAAATTTAATTCTCAACATTGGCAACCAGAATGTCACACCAATGGTTTCTTCCATTGGTACATCTAATGTTATCATTCCCATGGCCATGCCAAATCCGAGACAAAACTTACAAATTGAAAGG GAGTTGAGGAGAGAAGAACCAAATGAAGTAGCAAGGAATTTTAGACTCAGAGAG GGACAAGCAGAACGACCATTGGGCAATCAACGACTTGAAATTGGAGAAGGTTCATCCTCTAAGCGTCGAAGG ACAAATTCATTACCAAGGCAAGGACCAAACACAGGTCTTGCACTCCAGCTACCAAACAATGCACCTGCATGGCAAGGTCCTAACACAGGCCTTGCACTTCAGCTACCAAACAATGCACCTGAAATTCAAGGGCCGCAGAATCAGAACAACAACCCTGGAAATCAAGTGGAAATTAGGGG CAATTCTCTCTATGATCCAATATTTGAGACTCTTGGATTAGCTGTTGACCCTCACATTAGATTGTTTGAAGCACAGAACG GTCAAGCGGAAAAAGGGTACTACATGTTCAAATGA